A window of the Artemia franciscana chromosome 21, ASM3288406v1, whole genome shotgun sequence genome harbors these coding sequences:
- the LOC136040704 gene encoding uncharacterized protein LOC136040704 yields the protein MQSRWNEVVLYSGTLVIDNIESTSTLETPVQNIPKSVSSDKTPVTTVEQTSVVVDNDAKADDVNQSSSLVNIVQCHSKDPNVCFEYCVSLENAHKSPSGVSRFDKDSDKRAAKESEPMGQARMPAKIENLRSEAASSVLEKSIDLTPKRSPSNSKKTNTSESFSADTRTEILKAYAELEVKCGRNWNLRPRRDSANLTDILGVKPLNPCPFEKPEKKGRRRKSRNGGRSKKLKNE from the exons ATGCAAAGCAGAT GGAATGAAGTTGTACTCTACAGTGGTACTTTAGTCATTGACAACATTGAGAGTACATCTACCTTAGAGACTCCTGTGCAGAATATACCCAAGTCAGTGTCTTCTGATAAGACACCTGTGACTACGGTTGAACAAACCTCCGTTGTTGTAGATAATGATGCTAAAGCTGATGACGTTAATCAATCAAGTTCTCTAGTCAACATTGTACAATGCCATAGTAAAGATCcaaatgtttgttttgagtACTGTGTTAGTTTGGAAAACGCTCATAAGAGTCCCTCAGGTGTTTCTAGATTTGATAAAGATAGTGATAAGAGGGCAGCCAAAGAGAGTGAGCCAATGGGTCAAGCAAGGATGCCTGCTAAAATTGAGAACCTGCGTAGTGAGGCAGCCTCATCTGTGTTAGAGAAATCTATTGACTTGACTCCAAAAAGATCTCCATCCAATTCAAAGAAGACAAATACTTCTGAGTCGTTTAGTGCGGATACTAGGACTGAAATTCTCAAAGCTTATGCAGAACTAGAGGTGAAATGTGGTCGCAATTGGAATCTACGCCCCCGAAg ggATTCTGCAAACCTGACTGATATTTTGGGTGTGAAACCTTTAAACCCGTGTCCCTTTGAAAAGCCTGAAAAGAAAGGTAGAAGAAGAAAGTCAAGGAATGGAGGAAGAAGCAAGAAACTGAAGAATGAATAA